One bacterium DNA segment encodes these proteins:
- a CDS encoding LacI family DNA-binding transcriptional regulator has product MKSKTTIKDIAAKLDINTSTVSRALNDFPNLKDETKRKVLKAAKKMNYCPSHIAQGLSGKSTKVFALITPTLDPHVLPVIRGVTDACRKMRYALMLFPNDYWSDEIVAFTDIKGKWLVDGMLIYNVVYHKKISKEVTGLKNEEIPFVYINKFLNSGIVNTVSVDNFKSVYKVINHLYQLGHKKIGIINGNLASNDGRERFDAFKKSLKNLKLEYNEQYVGNGKFSETTAYNEMKKILSAGTNPTAVFCSSDLMAIGAMRAIREKGLRVPDDIAIAGFDDIALSERAEPPLTTLRVPLEDVGAKAVELLVDVIKNPRQAVKEFGLEAELITRKSSGKKR; this is encoded by the coding sequence ATGAAATCCAAAACTACAATAAAAGACATAGCAGCAAAATTGGATATTAACACCTCCACTGTTTCTCGCGCATTGAATGACTTCCCAAACTTAAAAGATGAAACAAAAAGAAAGGTATTAAAAGCAGCAAAAAAAATGAACTATTGCCCTAGCCATATAGCACAGGGACTTAGCGGCAAGAGCACTAAAGTTTTTGCTTTGATAACACCTACATTGGATCCTCATGTGCTTCCGGTCATAAGGGGTGTTACAGATGCGTGCAGAAAAATGAGATACGCTCTAATGTTATTTCCAAACGATTATTGGTCGGACGAAATAGTTGCCTTCACCGACATTAAGGGTAAATGGCTTGTTGATGGAATGTTGATATACAATGTTGTGTATCACAAAAAAATATCAAAGGAAGTGACGGGCTTAAAAAATGAGGAAATACCATTTGTCTATATCAATAAATTCTTAAACTCAGGAATAGTTAATACTGTAAGTGTTGATAATTTTAAATCTGTTTATAAAGTCATAAATCACTTGTATCAACTGGGACACAAAAAAATCGGGATAATAAACGGAAATCTTGCATCAAACGACGGCAGAGAAAGATTTGATGCGTTTAAGAAAAGTCTTAAAAACTTAAAACTCGAATATAACGAGCAATATGTCGGAAACGGAAAATTTAGTGAAACAACGGCATACAACGAAATGAAAAAAATTCTTTCAGCCGGAACCAATCCGACGGCAGTTTTTTGTTCGAGCGATTTGATGGCTATCGGAGCTATGAGAGCAATCAGAGAAAAAGGTCTTCGGGTTCCAGACGATATTGCCATAGCAGGTTTTGATGATATTGCATTAAGCGAGCGAGCAGAACCACCTTTAACTACATTGAGAGTCCCCTTAGAGGATGTTGGAGCAAAGGCGGTGGAGCTTTTAGTGGACGTTATAAAAAATCCCCGACAAGCCGTAAAAGAATTTGGGTTGGAAGCGGAATTAATTACAAGAAAATCGTCAGGCAAAAAAAGATAG
- a CDS encoding glycosyltransferase family 4 protein, with protein MKILHIDTEKGFRGGELQVLLLMEGLKERGHENFLVTPFESLLSKKAKPIADSIFTLQPQRILDIANVFKVCKCINSSKPDILHLHTSHSHLIGGIAGWIKGIPTVVTRRVDFPVRDRFKYNKLTGKVIAISQAVKNILIEGGVEEDKIVLIPSGIDTKKFDNVKPADYLLREFNIPDKKLIIGTIAHLTDHKGHTYLLDAIPQVLKEFPHSFFLFVGGGELKDFLRTKSRILGIRDKVFLTGFREDIPEILSVLDLFVLPSHLEGLCTSLMDAMYMEVPVVATTVGGIPEVIENGKTGLLVPPKDPSALAVAIIQLLRDETKRETFRKEGKKRVLQEFTASQMVERVEEVYLSLFNK; from the coding sequence ATGAAAATTCTCCACATAGACACAGAAAAAGGTTTTAGAGGTGGAGAGTTACAGGTTCTTCTGCTTATGGAGGGATTGAAGGAACGGGGGCATGAAAATTTTCTGGTAACTCCGTTTGAGAGCCTCTTAAGTAAAAAAGCCAAACCTATCGCAGATTCTATTTTTACATTACAGCCCCAAAGAATATTAGATATTGCAAATGTCTTCAAAGTCTGCAAATGTATAAATTCTTCAAAACCCGACATTCTGCATCTTCATACTTCTCATTCTCATCTTATAGGAGGAATAGCCGGTTGGATTAAGGGCATACCCACCGTTGTTACCAGAAGAGTGGATTTCCCCGTTAGAGACAGATTTAAATATAATAAACTTACTGGTAAAGTTATCGCTATTTCACAAGCAGTAAAAAATATACTAATAGAAGGGGGAGTTGAGGAAGATAAAATTGTTCTTATACCAAGCGGTATCGACACCAAAAAGTTTGATAATGTAAAACCGGCGGATTATCTGTTAAGAGAATTTAATATTCCCGATAAAAAGCTGATAATAGGGACAATAGCTCACCTTACCGACCATAAAGGTCATACTTATCTATTGGATGCCATTCCTCAAGTTTTAAAAGAATTTCCTCATAGTTTCTTTTTGTTTGTAGGCGGAGGGGAATTGAAAGATTTTTTAAGGACAAAATCTAGAATATTGGGAATCAGAGACAAGGTTTTTTTAACCGGGTTTAGAGAAGATATCCCTGAAATTCTCTCTGTATTAGACCTCTTTGTTCTTCCCTCGCATCTTGAAGGATTGTGTACATCTTTGATGGATGCTATGTATATGGAAGTTCCTGTAGTAGCGACGACTGTGGGCGGGATACCGGAAGTAATAGAAAATGGTAAGACAGGATTACTTGTTCCCCCTAAAGACCCATCTGCTTTAGCAGTGGCGATTATTCAGCTTCTTCGAGATGAAACTAAAAGAGAAACATTTAGAAAGGAAGGCAAAAAGAGAGTTCTTCAGGAATTTACTGCTTCCCAAATGGTAGAAAGAGTAGAAGAAGTTTATCTATCATTATTCAATAAATAA
- a CDS encoding CopG family transcriptional regulator, with translation MSTTKVAITLNQKTLKRLDKLVGDKHIFPNRSRAIQEAVQEKLERIEHSRLAKECAKLNPTFEKKMAEEGISGELSEWPKY, from the coding sequence ATGAGCACAACAAAAGTCGCGATTACCCTTAACCAGAAAACTCTTAAACGTTTAGATAAACTGGTTGGGGATAAGCATATTTTCCCAAATCGCAGTCGTGCGATTCAAGAGGCCGTACAGGAGAAATTAGAACGCATAGAACACAGCCGTTTGGCAAAAGAATGCGCCAAACTCAACCCAACTTTTGAGAAAAAGATGGCTGAAGAAGGTATATCTGGGGAGTTGAGTGAATGGCCCAAATATTGA
- a CDS encoding type II toxin-antitoxin system PemK/MazF family toxin, whose amino-acid sequence MAQILRGEIRWADLNPTRGREQAGFRPVLIVSHDIFNERSGTIIAIAITSQPQRAGFPLTLELKSGNLPKRSWIKISQIRTLSVERIGKKIDKVSPEELAQVIEGLNEIIGT is encoded by the coding sequence ATGGCCCAAATATTGAGAGGCGAGATTCGTTGGGCTGATTTAAATCCCACGCGAGGTCGTGAGCAAGCAGGTTTTAGACCCGTTTTAATAGTAAGTCACGACATTTTTAATGAGCGTTCAGGTACAATTATAGCAATAGCTATTACGAGTCAACCTCAACGCGCAGGATTTCCACTAACCTTAGAACTAAAATCAGGAAATCTGCCTAAACGTTCTTGGATAAAAATCAGTCAAATTCGAACACTCTCTGTAGAAAGAATCGGCAAAAAAATTGACAAGGTATCTCCAGAAGAATTAGCTCAAGTTATTGAAGGTTTGAATGAAATAATAGGAACCTAA